The stretch of DNA gcatatttttatcttaaaatatcTTCTGATATGCAAACGTGTAGAAACAattgagaaattatttaaattgcaTAGATTTCAATACATTTCTAGctcaatgtaaatatataaggcatattaaatataattcctcttttttgtttaaatctaCCTGGCCAGCACttcacatgtatgtatgtatgtatatatatatatatattattcaaaaacATTTTTGATTAAGTATCCCTTTTAAGAAGGTGATCAATTTGACTTTTATACATATCCTTGACGTCTTCGAGATCTAATCGTAGCTCTTGATTTTCTTCCACTTTTTCTCCATACATTTGCAATAGGGCATCATATCTAGTTTGTATTTCATTTAGGTTTTCATTTAGAGCTTGTATTTCTACAATTTTATTGCTCAAATCTTCCACTTTTAAAGTTAATACAGATAATTCTGCATTAAGTGCATCCCTTTCAATGTTACGTCGTGATAATTCCCATTGCAGTTGTTGTATTTCGCCTAGAGattaagagtatatatatatatatatatatatatatatatatatatatataaatgaattacttataaaaatataaaaaacgaaTGCTTCCCGTACCATCCCTTTGCTTTAATTGCGCTTGTAAGTTTTCGAAAACAGACGTACTATTGGATCCTGCTCTAAGATTGCCATAAACTGCAGGGAACCTTCCTGATCCATTATCAAATACTGAATCGCTGAACTGGaaacattataatatgaaaacattTGTTTATTGTGATATGAAAGTATTAAATCTTCTAACTACAATTAAATACGAATCTCAATATACATACAGCTGGCCATACACTACTTGCACTACTCACAGAGTCTCTCTCAATACTAAGAGTAGGGCTAAGTCTAAGTTCGTCATCgatattttgttgttgttctaATATAgcatgattttttcttttttctgcatctGTAGCTGCACGTTCAATAGctactttattttctaatgcatttatctctcttttaagatctttaatttgatttgaatGAGACTGTTGAAGCATTTCCACAATTTGCTGATGACtgcataaaaaaatacattaaaactattgaagaatttttctcttaccatttcttattttcgtaataatctCCTACCGTAAACTCTCTTCtgcaaaagttttattttcttctactagttttttattttgctcCTCCAATTGTTCTTTCTCTGCTTCTTTAGCATTCATTTTTGATTCTAAATGAGATATTTTAGCTTTgagatttatattttcttcctttaaacCACGATCCATTTCtagtaaattttctaattttgtttgtaactctgcattattttcgttaagtACTTTTTCCTGTTTCATGAAAGTATTTGATTTGTGTACTAAATTTGCTTGAAGTTGTTCCAATTGTCTTAATAATGGTTTTGTAGCTGTTGAGACAGATTCAGATAATTCTTCACTTCTTGCTTCTGCATCTGCTAATCTTTTTAGTAAGGTATTATTCACCTGTTTAAGGAACTCTTCTTTcctatattattgaaaaaaaaaaaaaaaaaaaaaaaaatatatatatatatatatatatatacatatttacatagaaatatagacatgtatgtatatttaaatgataatttaataacaagATACAACTAACTTAACATTTGCTTCTTCTGTTTGGCGCAGCTTAATTTTGAGCTCTTCTACTTGTGCAAAAAGTTGGCACGATTCACTGGCATTGTCTACAGCTTGTTTGAGTTCCTGTTCTGTatctattaaattcttttttgtttctgttaaATCCCTATAGAATAGAAACTGACATATAGacattaaatatgaaatacttattattaaaaattacgcGAATAAAAATCGTTAGTGTATACTAACAATTTTGCAACTTCTAAACTTTTTTTGTAAGCATCCATTTTATGCAATGCattatctaatttttcttgtaaagttaaaatttccttttcttgtttctttgtttttgcTGTCAATGTATGTACAGCTTCTATTTGTGTTCGTTCAACTTCTTCCTTTGCATGTAATGATCGTTTCAATCTTTCCAACTCTGAATTTTGTTCTTCAATAAGTTCTCTGTAATTGTGTTGagaagatttaaataaaaactacaaactgaattatagtatatatcaTGATCTAACTTATAATCTATAATAGTGTAAAATAGTGTAAAATAATGTTActttacacatacatactttTGATGTTTGATAAGagcatcattttctttttctttaactctcaatttttttattatattgctATGCAATAATTGTTGTTTACTaagtttctctccttcttctctaagctctttaataatttcatcctTTTCTGCATTAATACTGGACATTTCTTGGGACGACAATCGTGTTGCTGCTTCTTGTTTTAATTGTTCTAGATTTTTTCGTAacgtatctctttctcttatagcttgctgaaattttctttccaatGCTGACAAGCGTTGCGTATACTCGTCTGTGATTTGATTTAAGCTTTGACTTTGTTCTGCACGTTTTTCAAAACTATCCAATTGTCTGAAATTGGAAGCACGAATGATGTTCTTTTTAGCAATGAAACAATCCTTTGTTTAGCtattattaagtatatatctttttaacatACTTGAAACTAATACTTACTTCCTTAAACTATTGTTTTGCTCGTGCAATTCCATATTTATTCTGCTAACATCAATCAATTTCGATTCTCGCGCTTCTAATACTTCAGTCATTTCTTGAAtacgttttaataatttttctatttctgaaTTGGTTTCATCTGAGCCTATACTAATTTCACTAAGTTCTCTGGAATGACCTCTTGTCTTCAATGTTTTTGTCAACAGATCGTTTCCTTTGGATATCTGTAATTTTGCTGGACTTTGCCTTGACTGAGTGGAGCTTGAATCTCCATTAGggctaaataaaaaatatttttaatacattgcCATTgacgttaaataattttaccattattatgACATGATGTACCTTGATATTACTTCAATATCACTCGATGTTGTAGTTTCTAGTTCATCCCCGCTTGTATGTCCACTAGTCTGATCAGATCCAATTTTTACCAAATCAGAACGACTAAAACTAGAAAATACAATGTTGAAACATAtacgaaaaatatgaatattctaAAAGGCACGAACACACACCTTTCTGAAGAGATTGGTGAATTTTCACGTGCCACATCCGTTGAATGAGCCTGCACATCTATAATTTCATGCTTTTCTACCATCGCATCTGCTAACATTGTTTTTACATAGGAGCTAGTTGTTAAATGGGTTTCAACAACTTTAGTAGCAGCAGAAGAAACTAATGTTGCATTATCTTCAGAGCTGCTTTCGATCAGTGTTCCTTCGCAACTAGAGTCtgttaaaattaaaacttGATCGGTACATTCAACTGGTTCTGTTCTCTGCAattgttcattttcattgtcacCTTCAACTTCTGGTGGTTCTATCGTTAATTGACTAAATGGATCTACTTCCATTATTTTGCTTACAGACTCTAGATGTTCTGATTTATGAATTGGTTGAGTTGTAATAGGTTCTAATGGTAAATGTAaattgtgtttttcttttaaagaatCAAGACTTGTATTTAATTGTGATTCCATAGAAGATTTTAATAAACCTTGCTTGCCTTCCTGATAAGATTCATgcattttaacatttatacCAGTAAACTCcagtttttgttttgtttgatCATATTGTTGAAATGTTTCCATAATAGTCATCACAGTACTTTCAGATGCAGAGGTATAAGAATCTTCAGCTAGACTTAATTCATCCACGTCATCAACATCTGGTATTATTTCAACACTTTCTGGCGAAGCTTTATTACTGTCTATGACAGATAAACTATTACTTGTTTGAGAAGTGACAGAGTTATCGTGTAATGATGCATTACTAGCATTGTTAGgatctgttttatttttctctatggATGATAAATATGGAGATATATTCAAAGATGATACATCTTTTTGGATAATATTACCTTCATCTCCCcacatattaatattgtcttcACAAGGAGTAGTAGAATCATCTCTATCTAATATAGAAGACGATTCAGAATGTCTTTGTTCTATAGGCGATAAATAAGGACTACTATCACTCTTCCATTCTCCTAGAATTTCTACAGAACTTGGAGACGTTACCAGACTATCTGGCAATATTTCCACTGATTCTGAATTCACTTTAAGACCTACAGCACATGGCCCTATAGAATCACTAACCGAATTAGCATCAGATTCTGGAGTTGTAGTGCAATCGGTGTTTGATTGAGAGCCAAGAATTTCTACACTTTCTAAACTCTTTTTATCACTATCAGAAGAAATGATAGATATTCTATTTAATGTACTACATATATTTGATTCCTCTtgattatcttctttcttctgttcTTCCACTTCATTTTCactgatatttcttttattatcttttttattaacaacatCGTCTAAATTTTGAGTAATGTCGTCTTCATTCACATTACATTTTACCACATTAATATCCTTTTGTGTTTCATGTACTTCAACTTTAATAGTATTTGTATTTTCTGATGAATACTTTTCGTCTTGTTTACTAGATTCTGATGGAATTTCATTTGTAGATTTTTTTAATGCATTAACATCAGATTTTTCACATGATACTTTTGAAACATGTATAGGTGATTCTTCACTATCTTTCAGAATAACAGAAAATTCTTCGCTAGTTAAATTCCCAGGAAGAGACGACGACGGTGTAAGCTGACGTTTctctatattttctattgacGTACTTTGTAATGACTTGGaatgtttaatattacttgttatACTTTTATCTCCAAATTTAGGAATTTCAAAAAATGATCCTGTGAAACTTCCCCATATACTGCTAGTATTCTGTTGTTTTTGACTTGATACTTTAGTTTGTGAATTGCCTTCTTCGTCGCTTTTTAATTCCCAAGTTGCAAAAAAGTCTGATGCTTCATCTAAATGAGTTTGAATTACCTTTTCCTCTTCATCTTTAATATCTAAAGCTTTATCTATAGTTTTCTGAGCTTCTTTGAGAGCAGATTTTGCCAAATTGGCAAATCCTGTAGCATCAAACCAACTCATTCTTCTTCATATCTAAAAtggattaatatatttcattgaggAATATGgctagataaaaattatatttgtactcaatagatattaataatttaaaaacctTGACTACCATTAGCAAATAGAATTCTATTGTTGAGaaagaacaattttataagatcaatgtgaaatataatgtaaataaataaaccaaAGGATTTGCTTGTATCtattggaaaaaaatgaaaaaaatgataaaattatcagCGCCACATTGTTctcaaatatgaaaaaaataaatatttaaaattattaacaacgtTACTTGACGTAGTCGAATGAAGAATCATTAGATGAACCttgtattaacattttttttggGATAACGTTCTTcgaatatcctttttttcacaatatcaaagtttttacGTGAACCTCTCTtcgcataaaaaaaagataaatgtgACTTTTGATAATACTTAGGTAACAGCTACGTGTACTTGTCAAAACATAATTAGCAGTCGACAAACTTGAGCAGATCAGTCTTGTCAACCTATTCTTTTATTGCCAACATTATTTGTGAAAATATTGGATTCTTCGATTTTCAATGTATTGTcatatgtttttctttatcgtcacTGTAATTCcgattatttattcaatttattcacctcataatagtaatagtttcAAAACATGACTggttatatgtacatatttatatgacgtaagaataaataagttaaaataaaacaattcgcGTATCAACATTATACGCGATGGAATTGTGATTAAGGGTACACTTTTTACAGGTTATTTTGtaagtttaaaatattatcaatttgttttatgtatatacacgttgTCTATCGACGAagcacataatatatatatatatatatatatatatatatgtatatgatatgcatatgtatgtgtacgtgtatgtgtatgtgtatatgtatatgatatgttatgtacatatatatatatgtatgtatatatatatacgcacgtaGATACAAATCAATGTCTTGCAATCACTAATACAAACATTCTAATGTTTctaatttataatgttattgatTTGAAGTTAGAATTCATTACATAGGATcacaatttattcatttaatattatttcgaggagattattttttttagattaagTTCCcgatcttgtttttttttttttttttttggcgcGGAATGCATTTTACTcaacaaaaaagatagattcgtttaatatacgcgtatcacgaaaagaacaaaatatatttcaagaaAGTGATCTTCGAAGGCTGCTCATCATCTTTGGCCCATAATGTATATGATTTCAGCGACAAttatggacaaaatatgaactataaGCGCAGTAAGGAAATATTATGCATCTATTGTACATAAAAACCTGATTACATTCTCCCGAATataggtaatatttattataattaattacaaataaaaatttaatttaaacaattctTTATTGATCGATACTAACTGaaactatttaaaaattgattagaaaaattcattgacgggatatttatttaaaacaaataaagctttttcaaaaattcgagAAAGTCGTGTCTTCGTTTAAATcttcatctttaaaatgaaattttgttcATCGAAATTGGTCAAGGATTACGCCTGTACTCATTGTTAGCGTAAACCATTACAAAACCAAGATTGATGAATATACTCAagatcaattataatattgtttagataagaaaaatttgagaattataatcaatgcattaataataaaatttcgtatttGAATTCGTCAcaaaaaatgacaaaataatttttattgttacaaagtaatatgtatgtaaagtATGTTGAATCGATTTGTTTGACAAACCTTGAAAAATgtcaaatcatttttatttgtttcacatttgaaaaatattattatgcaaCTTTATTTAAGATCtacaatacatgtatatttaattgttgGACATTGATctacaaattattaatgtatacTTAAACGAAATGATCGTgaatatatatctacgatAAGAGTTTTCCTATGATTTTgatcttttcaataaaaatctttcatgATTTTgatgaaagaaacaataataaattttctattacggTAACGATTTCCATATAtgcgaatattttttaattttttttttttttttttttttataccttttcgatgaatttttgtttaaaatcattaattgcgatgattaatcatatataaataaaaagaatatatgatctaataattttatttttagatttaacGAATTTGTAactgaaaaattattttagcgATCCTCTTACCAACTGCTCCAGTGGCGCAATTGGTTAGCGCACGGTACTTATAAGACAGTGTTCGTGAGCAATGCCGGGGTTGTGAGTTCGAGCCTCACCTGgagcaattttttttattcgcttttttttttccctttttatcacatcaataataacattttttgtcACGCGTgtaattcgaataaaattctatcattttgttattctaattagtcccctataattgtaatttagttgtaaggttttttttttcttttttttttttttttttttttgacaatgagtttagaataaatataaaggacAAGAGAAACGCAATTAGAAACCATTCGTAATTCGTACATATGCGTCTCGTGTAATCTTTCTCttgaaagaaattctttgaCCCGAATTGTTTGGAATATAATACCATTGGTTTATACGACGAACGAATACACAGACGAACGCATACAGAGTAATCCGATATCGACGTTAATGGGGGACGCGACGTTAAAATCGAGGATACAGATAATGTTTTATGCTAAGTACTCCTTCATCAGTCGAATCACGAAAGATCGTATGTACCTAATAATGGACATCGTTGGTGTCCCCATAAATTCACACACCACGAACAATGTGACAAAGGTATCGCTTGAATAAAAGGAGAACCTTTAAAAGCGTTCATCAAACTCTACAAGTTTGCCAGTCTTTTGTAGTTGATCTTACGAAAATGACACGGTCCTTCCAcgattcgatattattacatgtTATCGCAGAGAAATTCTTATCGACGCGAATAGGACAGGTGGAAAATTTAtagttgattattatttcgaacggAGACGTTTATTTGtcctttaatattctatcgatcttaagaattttaattattttcttttctgttcgaTATCATAGACGCGTAACTACCTGTTGCTGATCGTATTAACAATATTGTCGTTCGACTGTGCGGCTTCCTTAGAGCCGCAGGATACAGTGTTGATCAATTTCTCTCGAAAATACAATGACTCCGGAGTGGTGAATCATTATGTACCGTTCGAAGAGACAACGAATATCCCTCGAATAATGGAAATGGACGAAACATCGAAGAACACGTCGTTTTCTCTAACGATCGATTCAACTGCTATGGAGAACAACGAAGAGATTCCATTTGGAGTCAACGGACGAGAaggtcgatattattatcggcgACCATCTTCTCATTTGCAAGTCAGATCTTCTCAACGGGTTCACTCGAGTACGACCGAAAGCATAAGTAATGCCGATATATCGTTATCGCAAGAGAATGACAttcaaatagaagaaatatctTGTCGCGATACGGACGACGATGTATTTTTTAAGTATGATATTGGAATAACGGTTTGAACGATATCCCTTCCGTAATGGTTATCTGacaacataatttttttttctttttcagagcATCCGTAAAAACGACTACGTCGATGGAATCGCCCGTGATAGATAACGTAGAGGATGAGGTATGTAAATTTACAAGAGTGAAAAACGAGTACACGATCAATTTAGAAAAGGAACGATTTCGACATTGCGGCGTTGTTGCATGTTCGACGGAAACCGAAAGATTCTACTGTCTCGATCTGAGATTTCCACTGATACCGGGTCTTAGATTGAAAGACGACACGAAGATCACTTTGCGCTGCAAAGTACAAGAAAAGACTGTCTCTCGTacgaaaaaaatcaatgtgAAGACTATCGATACGTGAGAACAATTAACGTAAAGTCGATAATCATGATTTTTCGTCTTTACCATCGCATTATATACGTTTGCTCTTATATTTTAGATCGGCGAGAATGGTACCCCGCGTTTTTACTGGTGGCTCTCAAAATAATTTGGAGATCGACGTTGGACTGTTTCGAAAGACATTTCATTCCGAGAAAGTTTTTGACACTAGAATACAGTCCGGAGATACCGTTATTTTGGGAGAAGAAGTATTATTGCGCGTTCTCGTGCGTGATGGGAATGGTAAAAATGttctttaatgaaaaaattaatgagaTATGCGTAATAgagatcgataaaattttttttccaggCTGGCAATACTCGAGGATCGGTGAATTGACGGTTcattatatagaaaagagacaacgaaagaaaataatgaacagTTTATGGATTTTGGATACCAATGGATGTTTGAATCCGGATGTTCGAAAGATTTGTTCGAGAGAACAGTATCGAATATCGCCTTTGGAAACTTATCTTATCTTTCAAGCTTTCATGTTTGAAAATATGAGAGAGAACGACGAGATATTTTTAACTGTTAAGGTAACGGGTTGTTTAGAAGGACCGGATTGTATTTTGAATTGTCCAGCAGGTCATAACAGAAGATCTAGAAGCGTTAAAACTCATAATAATACCATCGATTGGGAAAATGACATTTCCTTTAGAGTTAATCTTCCCAAAGAAAAGATCGTTCGAGaagatctttttcattttcacttgGTCATCCCTTATGTCTTCGTTGCTTTTgcgttatcgattataatggcTTTGCTTTGTACAATTAGAATACTTTTGAAACGAAAAATTGCGAGATATTAAACAAATGttcaatcatatttatttttattaaattgatcttttttttctttcttttctttttcttttcttttctttttttttttattctgttctttcattccttcgtAAAAGTTAGCCTAGACTTTGTCAAGTGCGATTGGGTAAGTACCAGCCATATAATTCCGAACATAGTTTTATACCAAAGGAGAATAAAATTGCGGAGGTTAATATACTACGTACGAAAcgatcttttttcaaattatatatcatacaacTAAGGGAACAGGTACAAACGTCGTCGAAATAACTTAATCCTGTCGTCAAATAacgatccttcttcttcttttcttgcaACAACTTTTCGGCATGTTCTAAaagtcgagagaaaaaaaaaaaaaaaaagaaagaaaagaaaagatttagaAAATAGGTATCTATAAGTCGTATCTAAAGGATTCCTTAATTCTTGCCTTTTAATACTCTTGCGAGACAAGCTTCGTCACAACCATCGTGTGGCCAGTCGCTAGGAAGTTCCTTAGgtgtatatttgtaataactATCCGGGGAATCGTCTCtacgtttaatttttatcttatcgtCCACTTTTTCGCCGATTCTTTCCTGCtcctttatcgttatttttctatcaagAGGTATCCTAGAAATTTCTTTGTGATCGATTTCTTTAGAATCGATCCTAGAATAGATTATTGCAGTATCGTCCACCTGTTCTTCCTCATAAATCTGATCTTCGATCGTACTttcgatttgtttttctttcagtATTCGTGGCTTCGATACTTCAGGACTAATTCTTTCAACTATCAACGGTGAAGCTCTACGAGTGATTTCCCTTTCTTCCGTATAATAAATAGTTTCTTGTTTCAATGAAGCCAAAGGAATTTCATCCTTATCGATAACTTCTTTGTAATCAGTGATACGTATAGAATTTTGAACTATTTTATTGGGATAATCTGCCCGTTTATCTATCTCCTTATATCGTTCGTCATGTTCTATCGTTGGCTCTTCGGTAACCCTTCTAAGAGAATTTATTGGTATTCTACGTATTCCTTTACGTGAATCCGGTTTCACCTTTCGGTCCCAATCCTCTGCGATGTCCACTCTCTGAACATCGACGATGTTTCGCATATATTCATCTGTCCAACCTGATTTTTTAACtatgaaacatttttatttttatttatatttatttatttatcttttttccttgttttccaATCTTATTCGCAAACATTGAATATTGCgttagagataaaagaaaaaatacctTCTTCCCTAATTTGACGTCTCAATGTGGGACATTTTGGAGAACAACTAAGCATTTATGTGCCTCGATTACTTTAATATGTCTACGGATAAATTTAACAACAATTTTCTACATAGGCTATGTCACCACAGTTTATCTGAAAACTTGAACTTTTCTGGACAATTATAATCGAAGATGAAGCATCCTTCATTTagatacatattttaataaagtttttttGAAAGCGCAacgttcgatatttttttttattattattatagcactttctttcatattacaATTTTGCACGAGTTTAAATGCCGACGGGACATAACGAAATGTGCTTCCGTTATTGACACATTAATTACgtttcgattgatcgatcgcgtactttgatttatttttccttttttgttttccttcgaacgaataaaaaaaagaaaaaaaaaaaaaaaaaaggaaaaaaaagaagagatgattttatttgaataagactaatcatttatttaagtaGGAATGATGTTTTCTAGATTAGCCAAAGAATATATCGCCGGGAATGAAATTTGTTCTGGTTGTTATCAGGAT from Vespa crabro chromosome 11, iyVesCrab1.2, whole genome shotgun sequence encodes:
- the LOC124428209 gene encoding uncharacterized protein LOC124428209 isoform X1, with product MLSCSPKCPTLRRQIREEVKKSGWTDEYMRNIVDVQRVDIAEDWDRKVKPDSRKGIRRIPINSLRRVTEEPTIEHDERYKEIDKRADYPNKIVQNSIRITDYKEVIDKDEIPLASLKQETIYYTEEREITRRASPLIVERISPEVSKPRILKEKQIESTIEDQIYEEEQVDDTAIIYSRIDSKEIDHKEISRIPLDRKITIKEQERIGEKVDDKIKIKRRDDSPDSYYKYTPKELPSDWPHDGCDEACLARVLKEHAEKLLQEKKKKDRYLTTGLSYFDDVCTCSLSCMIYNLKKDRFVRSILTSAILFSFGIKLCSELYGWYLPNRT
- the LOC124428209 gene encoding uncharacterized protein LOC124428209 isoform X2, which produces MRNIVDVQRVDIAEDWDRKVKPDSRKGIRRIPINSLRRVTEEPTIEHDERYKEIDKRADYPNKIVQNSIRITDYKEVIDKDEIPLASLKQETIYYTEEREITRRASPLIVERISPEVSKPRILKEKQIESTIEDQIYEEEQVDDTAIIYSRIDSKEIDHKEISRIPLDRKITIKEQERIGEKVDDKIKIKRRDDSPDSYYKYTPKELPSDWPHDGCDEACLARVLKEHAEKLLQEKKKKDRYLTTGLSYFDDVCTCSLSCMIYNLKKDRFVRSILTSAILFSFGIKLCSELYGWYLPNRT